A stretch of Desulfobacter hydrogenophilus DNA encodes these proteins:
- a CDS encoding DUF370 domain-containing protein has product MEQPLLGIGFGNTVVADRVVAILSPNSSPMKRVKDEAREDRRLIDVTHGRKTRAIIVTDSNHVILSAIQAETVSARFESLIQNPGELQEE; this is encoded by the coding sequence ATGGAACAGCCACTTTTGGGCATTGGGTTTGGTAATACTGTGGTGGCAGACCGGGTGGTGGCGATTTTATCTCCAAACTCGTCGCCCATGAAGCGGGTTAAGGATGAAGCCCGGGAGGACCGGCGCCTCATTGATGTGACCCATGGCAGAAAAACCCGGGCCATCATTGTGACCGACTCAAACCACGTGATTCTGTCTGCGATTCAGGCAGAAACTGTTTCCGCGCGCTTTGAGTCCCTGATTCAAAACCCCGGGGAACTTCAGGAGGAATAG
- a CDS encoding SIS domain-containing protein has translation MKRQGNFSTQFVDYLKHIAKINVNMGKPLSSVKENTLLFFPDTGCTLHCGICALVAFKGPACKNDLASLSKGIETLSKNRLGPFSEDTNPMVSKDYLGGREFLSTLFDHAQNLKQETIFASLFYDREKTRKLSGIIQEIEKILEDEIRDFKSATAGLSTPEVEIAADHIDQLKDIFWCLRKEVIDNIVAIEHLAPGIEKQNNPAGIALFKRINAVLNSLDRLEVRGRDSAGISVLCTLDEKEFTKYKSILEKKGIAEGLENRCNRQILSNNTISIGKDGNPGAPNRITICFVYKFAAEIGALGDNIAFIRNQIKNDHLLQVLAQFPLLASSVSAHTRWASIGDITEANCHPLDNTPTDTKICQNGIIHVCLNGDIDNYLELKTEYEARYDKIHPQITTDTKLIPLQIEHHLKMGAPIEEAFRLAVNEFEGSHAISMHTDLAPGKLFLAQKGSGQAIFVGLAPDHYIAASELYGVVEETRHYIKLNGEEKGQIVVLDQEGAGGIEGIRSFYYDYQPINLTPEDVLTSQITSRDIDRQGYNHYFLKEISEAPLSVEKTLENKFKRNPGSGLLNVNLNRTIIPPDLEKDLRSGKIRKVYFIGQGTAGIAAQGCADLLTHYLGGKSIDVRAKKASELSGFSIGCEGGNAKTMEDTLVVAISQSGTTTDTNRAVDMIRAHGARSIAIVNRRDSDLTFKVDGVLYTSSGRDIEMSVASTKAFYSQITAGAVLGLHIAALLNARSENYISDQIHALMALPAKMKTVLDMRDEIKACADKLAISKNYWATVGSGANKTSADEIRIKLSELCYKTISSDFVEDKKHIDLSSEPLIIVCAAGTRESVLGDIIKDTAIFNAHKACPIVITTQGEDRFDLYAKAVFKIPEIQEHFAPTLNTLVGHIWGYYAALAINDKSKFFYEARLKIENIIEEFRRMGHDDYEVLLENKFTETVAEFYNQFSLKRRQGEFPSAIGLNTISNITLLLKYLSGRLPVSDFEMDFGVKGTPSNMLSTFFTTINQAINIMARPVDAIKHQAKTVTVGTSRISETFEGIIFDVLTEHDIQIPLITNTNVLVLKNLQEIISEIKGALLYRISGLSLLGKVTPDTRIDVVSKTGNLANESSRVETDHRLKGTKNIIVREGNVYIGKGRKDNKSILVIPVLSSSPTSPNIIEFLLSLNIAFKSTEEITLLKKIKALGGKYTRLKDWILESTNVAWDDKYLNLVDIETLFGATAEQAVEAIVEKLN, from the coding sequence GCCTGTAAAAATGATCTGGCATCTCTATCCAAAGGCATTGAAACCCTTTCAAAAAATCGTCTTGGCCCGTTTTCAGAAGACACAAACCCAATGGTTTCAAAAGATTATCTAGGCGGCAGAGAATTTTTATCCACCTTGTTTGACCATGCCCAGAACCTTAAACAGGAAACGATTTTTGCATCCCTGTTTTATGACCGGGAAAAAACCCGCAAATTATCCGGCATCATCCAGGAAATTGAAAAAATTCTTGAGGATGAAATCCGGGATTTCAAATCTGCCACAGCCGGATTATCCACGCCCGAGGTGGAGATTGCCGCAGATCATATTGATCAACTCAAGGATATCTTCTGGTGTCTGAGAAAAGAAGTTATTGACAATATTGTAGCTATTGAACATCTGGCCCCGGGTATAGAGAAACAAAACAACCCTGCAGGGATAGCACTTTTCAAGCGGATCAATGCCGTACTCAACAGCCTTGACCGCCTGGAGGTCAGAGGACGGGATTCGGCAGGCATTTCAGTACTGTGCACCCTGGATGAAAAAGAATTTACAAAGTACAAAAGCATTCTTGAAAAAAAAGGGATCGCCGAAGGTTTGGAAAACAGATGCAACCGGCAAATCCTGTCAAACAACACCATCTCGATCGGTAAAGACGGCAACCCAGGTGCCCCAAACCGTATTACCATCTGTTTCGTATACAAATTTGCCGCAGAGATAGGCGCCCTTGGCGACAACATCGCCTTTATCCGGAATCAAATTAAAAATGACCATCTGCTCCAGGTACTTGCCCAATTTCCTCTTTTAGCATCATCGGTATCGGCCCATACAAGATGGGCATCAATAGGTGATATCACCGAGGCCAACTGCCATCCGTTGGACAATACACCCACAGATACCAAAATATGCCAAAACGGGATTATCCATGTCTGCCTGAACGGGGATATTGACAACTACCTGGAACTGAAAACCGAATACGAGGCCCGGTACGACAAAATACATCCCCAGATCACCACGGACACCAAACTGATCCCATTGCAGATTGAACACCACCTGAAAATGGGCGCGCCCATTGAAGAGGCATTCCGTCTGGCAGTCAATGAATTTGAGGGTTCCCATGCCATTTCCATGCACACAGACCTTGCACCGGGCAAATTGTTTCTGGCCCAGAAAGGCAGTGGGCAGGCCATTTTTGTGGGGCTTGCTCCGGACCATTACATTGCGGCATCGGAATTATACGGGGTGGTGGAGGAGACCCGCCATTACATCAAACTCAACGGCGAAGAAAAGGGGCAGATCGTGGTCCTGGACCAGGAGGGTGCCGGTGGTATTGAAGGGATACGATCCTTTTACTATGACTACCAACCCATCAACCTGACCCCGGAGGATGTGCTCACCAGTCAGATCACCTCCAGGGACATTGACCGCCAGGGGTATAACCACTATTTTCTCAAGGAAATCTCTGAAGCCCCTCTGTCCGTTGAAAAAACCCTGGAAAACAAATTCAAACGAAATCCGGGTTCAGGACTTCTAAATGTCAACCTGAACAGGACGATTATTCCGCCGGATCTGGAAAAAGATTTACGGTCTGGAAAAATAAGAAAAGTATATTTTATCGGCCAGGGGACAGCCGGTATTGCAGCCCAGGGATGTGCGGATCTTCTCACCCATTACCTGGGGGGTAAATCCATAGACGTTCGTGCCAAGAAAGCCTCTGAGCTTTCCGGATTCAGCATTGGCTGCGAAGGAGGCAATGCCAAAACCATGGAAGACACACTGGTTGTGGCCATCAGCCAATCCGGCACGACCACGGACACCAACCGGGCCGTGGACATGATCCGGGCCCACGGCGCCAGGAGCATTGCCATTGTCAATCGCAGGGATTCGGACCTGACCTTCAAGGTGGACGGAGTATTATACACCAGTTCCGGCAGGGACATAGAGATGTCTGTGGCTTCCACCAAGGCCTTTTATTCCCAGATCACGGCCGGGGCTGTACTCGGGCTGCACATAGCTGCCCTGCTCAATGCCAGAAGTGAAAACTATATCAGCGATCAGATCCATGCGCTGATGGCATTGCCAGCAAAAATGAAAACCGTGCTTGACATGCGTGATGAAATCAAAGCATGTGCGGACAAGCTGGCCATATCCAAAAATTACTGGGCCACAGTGGGTTCCGGTGCCAACAAAACATCTGCCGACGAAATCAGAATCAAATTGTCGGAACTGTGCTACAAAACCATCTCCTCTGATTTTGTTGAGGACAAAAAACATATTGACCTGTCAAGCGAGCCATTGATCATTGTCTGTGCCGCCGGGACCAGGGAAAGCGTGCTGGGGGACATCATCAAGGATACAGCCATTTTTAATGCCCACAAAGCCTGTCCCATTGTGATCACCACCCAGGGCGAAGACCGGTTTGATCTATATGCCAAGGCCGTTTTCAAAATACCTGAAATCCAGGAACATTTTGCCCCGACGCTCAATACCCTGGTGGGACATATCTGGGGGTACTATGCAGCCCTTGCCATCAATGATAAATCAAAATTTTTCTACGAGGCAAGACTGAAAATAGAAAATATCATTGAAGAATTCAGGCGCATGGGCCATGATGATTACGAAGTACTCTTAGAAAACAAATTCACGGAAACCGTGGCGGAATTCTATAATCAATTTTCCTTAAAAAGGCGCCAGGGAGAATTTCCCAGTGCCATCGGCCTGAATACGATTTCCAACATCACCTTGCTGCTCAAATACCTGTCCGGCAGGCTGCCGGTATCAGATTTTGAAATGGACTTTGGTGTCAAAGGCACCCCGTCCAATATGCTATCCACCTTTTTTACAACCATAAACCAGGCCATTAATATCATGGCCCGGCCCGTGGATGCCATCAAGCACCAGGCCAAAACAGTTACCGTGGGTACCAGCCGGATCAGTGAAACCTTTGAAGGTATTATATTTGATGTCCTTACCGAACATGACATCCAGATTCCTTTGATTACCAACACCAATGTACTGGTCCTTAAAAACCTGCAGGAAATCATATCCGAAATTAAAGGTGCATTGCTCTACCGCATCTCCGGCTTAAGCCTTTTGGGAAAGGTTACGCCCGATACCCGCATTGATGTGGTATCCAAAACCGGCAACCTGGCCAATGAATCCTCCAGAGTAGAAACAGATCACCGTCTCAAGGGAACCAAAAACATCATTGTCAGGGAGGGGAACGTATATATCGGCAAGGGCCGGAAAGACAACAAAAGTATTCTTGTTATTCCGGTGCTCTCATCTTCTCCGACGTCGCCCAACATCATTGAATTTCTTTTGTCTTTAAACATCGCCTTTAAATCCACAGAAGAGATTACCCTGCTGAAAAAGATTAAGGCCCTGGGCGGAAAATATACCCGGCTTAAGGACTGGATTCTTGAAAGTACAAATGTGGCATGGGATGATAAATACCTCAACCTTGTGGACATTGAGACCCTGTTCGGCGCCACGGCGGAACAGGCTGTGGAGGCGATTGTTGAAAAGCTCAACTGA
- a CDS encoding YicC/YloC family endoribonuclease, producing MIKSMTAFAKVSHTLDTLTVNMTVRAYNSRFLDFSIYLPETCQPFEEEIKKIMGQFHTRGRIEIRASLEDQSLDQDLFEVDVIKAKAYYKALKTVQDTLSLSGDIALETVLGAKQVIMAAKPEVNLEFLRSALCDTAHNAAQALDSMRKREGENLYQDLTRRISDIEQRMAGVEEQAQTIPEVYKARLKERLAVLTAEDGDCLDPVRLAQETALLADKSDVSEEIVRVHSHIKMFREVMDENESQGRKLNFLIQEFNREFNTIGSKAGNATLSHAVVDLKSELEKIREQVQNIE from the coding sequence ATGATAAAAAGCATGACCGCTTTTGCCAAAGTGTCTCACACTTTGGATACCTTGACCGTGAACATGACCGTGCGCGCTTATAATTCCCGATTTCTTGATTTTTCGATTTATTTGCCCGAAACCTGCCAGCCCTTTGAAGAGGAAATTAAAAAAATAATGGGGCAGTTTCATACCCGGGGCAGAATAGAGATCCGGGCGAGCCTGGAGGACCAGTCCCTGGACCAGGACCTGTTTGAGGTGGACGTTATCAAGGCCAAAGCCTATTATAAGGCATTAAAAACGGTCCAGGACACTCTTTCTCTCTCAGGTGATATTGCCCTGGAAACCGTGCTCGGGGCCAAGCAGGTTATCATGGCTGCAAAACCTGAAGTCAACCTGGAGTTTCTCCGTTCCGCTTTGTGTGACACGGCCCATAACGCGGCCCAGGCACTTGATAGCATGCGAAAGCGTGAGGGGGAAAATCTGTACCAGGATTTAACCCGTCGTATTTCAGACATTGAACAGCGTATGGCAGGCGTTGAAGAACAGGCCCAAACCATACCGGAAGTTTACAAGGCCCGGCTTAAGGAACGCCTGGCCGTGTTGACTGCCGAGGACGGGGATTGTCTTGATCCAGTTCGTCTGGCCCAGGAAACAGCGCTTCTTGCAGACAAAAGTGATGTCTCCGAGGAGATTGTGCGGGTGCACAGCCACATTAAAATGTTCCGGGAGGTCATGGATGAAAATGAGTCCCAGGGCAGAAAACTCAATTTTTTGATCCAGGAGTTTAACCGGGAATTTAACACCATTGGTTCCAAAGCCGGTAATGCGACCTTGTCCCATGCCGTGGTCGACCTGAAATCCGAGCTGGAAAAGATTCGGGAGCAGGTGCAGAATATCGAATAA
- the rlmB gene encoding 23S rRNA (guanosine(2251)-2'-O)-methyltransferase RlmB, whose product MAGKPGSKGRRGKPQVPRRKNENRNPGDKEILYGYHSVFEALKAGRRKFESIMVYENRSDKRVRAVADLAGEKQVAVQTVAGEELDRLAGLGRHQGIAARVSPFPVQSASALLKQIETRMDPFFILILESIEDPQNTGALIRTALCADVDYIVMPKDRCALPSAGVSRSSAGAMEHAPIFLATNLSVLIRDLKKYGAWVAGLDAGADKGLFEADLTGNLALVVGGEHTGLRPGVRKACDFILSIPMETQITSLNASVAGGIAMFEARRQRLGLNF is encoded by the coding sequence ATGGCCGGTAAACCAGGGTCCAAGGGCCGGAGAGGCAAACCCCAGGTCCCGAGACGGAAAAATGAAAATAGGAATCCCGGGGATAAAGAGATTCTTTACGGGTATCACTCGGTATTTGAAGCCCTGAAAGCCGGACGTCGTAAATTTGAATCCATCATGGTGTATGAGAATAGGTCTGATAAACGTGTACGGGCTGTGGCAGACCTGGCCGGCGAGAAACAGGTGGCTGTCCAAACCGTTGCCGGTGAGGAGCTGGACCGGTTGGCCGGACTTGGCCGTCACCAGGGCATTGCGGCCAGGGTCTCGCCCTTTCCGGTTCAATCAGCCTCGGCTTTGCTCAAACAAATTGAAACCCGGATGGATCCGTTTTTTATTCTGATCCTTGAAAGCATTGAAGATCCCCAGAATACCGGTGCGTTGATCCGCACCGCCCTGTGTGCCGACGTGGATTACATTGTAATGCCAAAAGACCGCTGTGCCCTGCCGTCTGCCGGGGTCTCCCGCAGTTCAGCCGGGGCCATGGAGCATGCCCCCATCTTTTTAGCTACCAACCTTTCGGTTTTGATCCGTGACCTTAAAAAATATGGCGCCTGGGTGGCCGGTCTGGATGCCGGTGCAGATAAAGGCCTTTTTGAGGCAGACCTTACCGGCAACCTGGCCCTTGTGGTGGGAGGCGAACACACCGGTCTGCGGCCCGGGGTAAGAAAAGCCTGTGATTTTATCCTGTCCATTCCCATGGAAACCCAGATTACGTCTCTGAATGCATCCGTGGCCGGTGGTATTGCCATGTTTGAAGCCCGCCGTCAACGCCTGGGTCTCAATTTTTGA
- a CDS encoding DUF4416 family protein: MSTPKKPAAAKLVMSVFMKEKTVLESIFPRLEAVGGPVDMISPWLDFDFTDYYYREMGEPLFRRLIAFKPLMEQDALASIKLDTNKIESDCLDRNNRTINIDPGYLLSSRFILATGKEYSHRIYIGQKIYADLTLMYTKKGFKTLEWTYPDYASPAVLKFLGQVRQKYLADLKTIKG; the protein is encoded by the coding sequence ATGAGTACACCTAAAAAACCTGCAGCGGCCAAGCTTGTGATGTCGGTTTTCATGAAAGAGAAGACAGTTCTGGAATCAATCTTCCCACGACTTGAAGCTGTGGGCGGTCCCGTGGACATGATTTCCCCCTGGCTGGATTTTGATTTCACCGATTATTATTACAGGGAAATGGGGGAACCGTTGTTTCGCAGGCTTATTGCATTCAAGCCCCTCATGGAACAGGATGCCCTTGCTTCGATCAAACTTGACACCAACAAGATTGAATCCGATTGCCTGGACCGGAATAACAGAACCATCAACATTGATCCGGGATATCTTCTGTCTTCCCGATTTATTCTGGCCACGGGAAAGGAGTATTCCCACAGGATTTACATCGGACAGAAAATTTATGCCGACCTGACATTAATGTACACCAAAAAAGGCTTTAAAACCCTGGAGTGGACTTACCCGGATTACGCCTCCCCTGCTGTGCTGAAATTTTTAGGACAGGTGAGGCAGAAATATCTTGCGGATCTTAAGACCATAAAAGGATAA
- a CDS encoding Trm112 family protein yields MAVSKELLEILVCPKCKGPVKLTEAEDGLICNACALKYEIRDDIPVMLIDEAIPVKQ; encoded by the coding sequence ATGGCTGTATCAAAGGAACTGCTTGAAATTCTTGTTTGTCCCAAATGTAAAGGTCCGGTGAAGTTGACCGAGGCTGAAGACGGCCTGATTTGCAACGCCTGTGCCCTTAAATACGAAATTCGGGATGATATTCCCGTTATGCTCATTGACGAGGCAATTCCCGTTAAACAATGA
- a CDS encoding IS1380 family transposase: MPTTINVKHGNENLVSQSGLLPVGALLKSINFAERFKNLPDVHCVDPNISHGEILSSMLGLICVGKPDYIAIEIFRQDPFFFTQAMGISNCPSQSTLRERIDLIGESANELIKEASVEMIRGKAPAISPVQTSVGNYIPLDLDVSPFDNSKTKKEGVSRTYKGCDGYAPMFGYLGTEGYLINVELRKGSQHCQKNTPAFIQEILKLTRQITQEPLLMRLDSGNDSQDNFEIIKKYEGVDVLVKRNLRKESLDGWFILAQNTENVKLIRCKHKSVWVGQTTVDPKGHALPRPIVFKVTERYEEKGEPLLFPKIEVETYWITITGLSPQEVINLYHDHGTSEQFHSEIKSDIGLERFPSCHFSSNSLILHLALLAYNTLRIIGQISLEEQDENNLPVNRRKTVSRRRLRTVMQDLMYMAGRLIYSGRRWSISFGKINPFAQLAENVLHRLRCSPG; the protein is encoded by the coding sequence ATGCCGACCACTATCAATGTAAAACATGGAAATGAAAACCTTGTCAGTCAAAGCGGATTGCTCCCTGTAGGTGCATTGCTTAAGTCCATTAATTTTGCTGAGCGCTTCAAAAATTTACCGGATGTACATTGTGTTGATCCTAATATTTCTCATGGAGAGATCCTTTCGTCCATGTTAGGACTTATTTGTGTTGGTAAGCCAGACTACATCGCTATTGAAATTTTCAGGCAGGATCCATTTTTTTTTACCCAAGCTATGGGAATCAGCAATTGTCCTTCCCAATCAACCTTGCGTGAACGTATTGACCTGATCGGGGAATCTGCCAATGAACTTATCAAGGAAGCTTCAGTTGAAATGATTCGAGGCAAAGCACCCGCCATTTCACCAGTTCAGACGAGTGTCGGCAATTATATTCCCTTAGACCTGGATGTCAGCCCCTTTGACAATTCAAAAACGAAAAAAGAGGGGGTTTCCAGGACATACAAAGGTTGTGATGGATATGCACCGATGTTCGGATATCTGGGAACTGAAGGATATTTAATCAATGTGGAGCTTAGAAAAGGCAGTCAGCATTGTCAAAAAAACACCCCGGCATTCATTCAAGAAATATTGAAATTAACCAGGCAGATCACCCAAGAACCTCTTCTTATGCGTCTTGATTCAGGAAATGACAGTCAGGATAATTTTGAAATAATAAAAAAATACGAAGGTGTTGATGTCTTGGTTAAGCGCAATTTACGTAAAGAATCTTTGGATGGCTGGTTTATCCTGGCTCAGAATACTGAAAACGTTAAATTGATTCGCTGTAAACACAAAAGTGTGTGGGTCGGGCAAACAACTGTTGACCCCAAAGGGCATGCATTGCCACGTCCGATTGTCTTCAAAGTGACTGAACGATATGAAGAAAAAGGAGAACCCCTGCTTTTTCCCAAAATCGAAGTAGAGACCTATTGGATTACCATAACCGGGCTGAGCCCCCAAGAGGTCATTAATTTATACCATGATCATGGAACCAGTGAACAATTTCACTCAGAAATTAAAAGTGATATTGGGTTAGAACGGTTCCCCAGCTGCCATTTTAGCAGCAACAGCCTGATTCTCCATCTCGCTCTTTTGGCGTACAACACCCTTAGAATCATAGGCCAAATTAGTCTTGAGGAACAGGATGAGAACAATCTTCCGGTCAACCGTAGAAAAACAGTCTCACGAAGGAGGTTAAGAACAGTCATGCAGGACTTAATGTATATGGCCGGCCGTTTAATTTATAGTGGCAGGCGGTGGAGCATTTCATTTGGTAAGATTAACCCATTCGCCCAATTGGCTGAGAACGTATTGCACCGATTACGTTGTTCTCCCGGATAA
- a CDS encoding mechanosensitive ion channel family protein: MELSYKKTKGSLSMRHLLVILNFLLMLSVFSPLFTYAVGEELLNTDAVLSSQYGESKDDQDNKKTVTTGDLTEKNTVIETKPGRVNDGDIKKRITGIFSEIEGLGKVSVSVREGVVSLEGETPNEKKALQAVNLANRVSDVVTVADSINRTLDVQDNVTPMIADLKQRARGLIKALPLLFVAILAFGVVTWFGVWLSRRNSLWQSITPNLFVAELLSQTVKVIFIVLGLILGLSLMGAEAIIGTLLGGAGVIGLAVGFAVKDTIENYISSLMLSVRQPFRARDYVNIDGQEGLVVRLTSRATILMTLDGNQLRIPNSKVFKGTILNYTKNPERRFTFELGVDANDDPIAAIKVGLDAINTLEFVLETPKATAVISQVGDSNIVLDFRVWVNQAEADFLIARSIAIREAKHALENHGFSLPEPIYRLRFNDDVEESIKQLNFIVNTGFQPNPSDGQSTMGVTSNTTPAAVNKAAAERDKSVNTYHDKLEKVEAKARAKQILDGVDAEDMLDAQPNSNLMEKLEEEIKENTGDKDLLSQNSLQE; encoded by the coding sequence TTGGAACTTTCATATAAAAAAACTAAAGGCTCTTTAAGTATGCGTCATCTATTAGTAATCTTAAATTTTTTATTAATGTTGTCCGTTTTTTCACCCTTGTTTACCTATGCCGTTGGGGAAGAGTTGCTCAATACAGATGCGGTATTGTCATCGCAATATGGCGAATCGAAAGATGATCAAGATAATAAAAAAACAGTTACAACCGGTGATCTGACTGAAAAAAATACAGTTATTGAAACCAAGCCCGGGCGTGTCAATGATGGTGATATCAAAAAACGTATTACCGGTATTTTTTCAGAAATTGAAGGCCTTGGCAAGGTATCCGTCAGCGTTCGAGAAGGCGTAGTTAGCTTAGAAGGTGAGACACCCAATGAAAAAAAGGCGCTGCAAGCTGTCAATCTTGCTAATCGAGTGAGTGATGTGGTCACAGTAGCGGACAGCATCAACCGTACGCTTGATGTTCAAGATAACGTTACCCCAATGATTGCAGATTTAAAACAGCGGGCCCGTGGGCTGATTAAGGCCTTACCGTTATTATTTGTCGCTATCCTCGCATTTGGTGTAGTCACATGGTTTGGTGTATGGCTGTCAAGGCGTAACAGCTTGTGGCAAAGTATTACTCCTAACCTTTTTGTGGCTGAGTTGCTATCGCAAACCGTTAAGGTCATTTTTATTGTTTTAGGGCTGATATTGGGCTTAAGTCTTATGGGGGCAGAAGCCATAATTGGCACACTCCTGGGCGGTGCAGGAGTGATTGGTCTTGCCGTTGGTTTTGCGGTAAAAGACACGATTGAGAATTACATTTCATCTCTTATGCTCAGCGTGCGACAACCGTTTCGGGCACGAGATTATGTGAATATTGATGGGCAAGAAGGCCTTGTGGTACGCTTAACGAGCCGTGCTACAATTTTGATGACCTTGGATGGCAATCAGTTGCGTATTCCTAATTCAAAAGTATTTAAAGGCACGATTTTAAATTACACAAAAAACCCTGAACGTCGTTTTACCTTTGAGTTAGGTGTCGATGCCAATGATGATCCTATTGCTGCTATCAAGGTTGGGCTCGATGCCATCAATACACTGGAGTTTGTACTAGAAACGCCTAAAGCCACCGCTGTCATTAGCCAAGTGGGTGACTCTAATATCGTGCTTGATTTTCGGGTATGGGTCAATCAAGCCGAGGCCGACTTTTTGATAGCTCGCAGTATTGCTATTCGTGAAGCGAAACATGCCTTAGAAAATCATGGTTTTAGTTTGCCGGAACCCATTTATCGTTTGCGTTTTAATGACGATGTGGAAGAATCTATTAAGCAGCTTAATTTCATTGTAAATACTGGTTTTCAACCCAATCCTAGTGACGGGCAGTCCACAATGGGAGTAACGTCGAACACCACCCCTGCTGCAGTGAATAAAGCAGCAGCTGAACGGGATAAAAGCGTCAATACATATCATGATAAGTTAGAAAAAGTTGAGGCTAAAGCCCGGGCGAAACAAATATTAGATGGTGTGGATGCCGAGGATATGCTTGATGCGCAACCCAACTCGAATCTGATGGAAAAATTAGAGGAGGAAATTAAAGAAAATACGGGTGATAAAGATTTGTTGAGTCAAAATAGCCTGCAGGAATAG
- the gmk gene encoding guanylate kinase — protein sequence MAAKLFIVSAPSGAGKTTLVKELLKRFPDLVYSISHTTRTPRQGEVHGKDYFFTDTAQFMEMVESGQMLEWAQVHGNCYGTSALFVQERLAAGQSVLLDIDVQGGRQIMDFGLDSVSIFIMAPSLDVLEQRLRGRGTDAEEVIRMRLKNAKYEIAQKSFYTHVVVNDVLDEAVAELLAIVEQETAN from the coding sequence ATGGCGGCAAAACTTTTTATTGTTTCAGCACCCTCTGGTGCCGGCAAGACAACCCTTGTCAAAGAACTTTTGAAACGGTTTCCAGATCTTGTATATTCCATTTCACACACGACCCGCACTCCCCGACAGGGGGAGGTTCACGGAAAAGACTATTTTTTTACGGATACGGCGCAATTCATGGAAATGGTGGAATCGGGCCAGATGCTGGAATGGGCACAAGTCCACGGCAATTGCTACGGCACCTCCGCCCTTTTTGTTCAAGAACGGCTTGCCGCAGGCCAAAGTGTCCTATTAGATATTGATGTCCAGGGGGGGCGACAAATTATGGATTTCGGGCTGGATTCTGTTTCCATATTCATCATGGCCCCATCTTTGGACGTGCTTGAACAGCGGCTGCGGGGTAGAGGAACCGATGCCGAAGAGGTGATCCGCATGCGTTTGAAGAATGCAAAATACGAAATTGCCCAGAAATCTTTTTATACCCATGTGGTGGTCAATGATGTGCTGGATGAGGCGGTTGCCGAACTTCTTGCCATTGTTGAACAGGAAACGGCGAACTGA
- a CDS encoding ComF family protein, protein MIKKLAKVTVAGIGALVFPDKCLGCGKYIKNPTDNPLSVCFCHTCLGQALPVFDHPFCPACGRCFESGPDHLCGTCLETPMAIQSVRAAFMYKDVIQKALGLFKYQSKLSLARPFERHLFQAFATHYDMDGFHLILPIPLHGSKAKKRGFNQSYFLVRNFPRLYKDAYDRPAPWRIDIGGLARVRATVSQTGLDHKARKKNLTQAFACPKPDRIKGKNILLVDDVFTTGATCDAAAQTLLDAGAAGVSALVLARA, encoded by the coding sequence ATGATAAAAAAACTGGCCAAAGTGACCGTGGCCGGTATTGGTGCACTGGTATTTCCGGACAAATGCCTGGGATGCGGAAAATATATTAAAAACCCTACGGATAACCCGTTAAGTGTCTGTTTCTGCCACACGTGCCTGGGGCAGGCGCTACCGGTATTTGATCACCCGTTTTGCCCTGCCTGCGGCCGTTGTTTTGAATCCGGACCTGATCACCTGTGTGGCACCTGCCTTGAAACCCCCATGGCAATTCAGAGTGTCCGGGCGGCATTTATGTATAAAGATGTGATACAAAAGGCCCTGGGGTTGTTCAAATACCAATCAAAGCTCAGTCTGGCCCGTCCCTTTGAACGTCACCTGTTTCAGGCCTTTGCCACCCATTATGACATGGATGGTTTTCATCTGATTCTGCCCATTCCCCTCCATGGATCAAAGGCTAAAAAGCGCGGATTCAACCAGTCCTATTTTCTTGTCCGAAATTTTCCCCGGCTGTACAAGGATGCCTATGACCGGCCGGCACCATGGCGCATTGACATCGGCGGCCTTGCCCGGGTCCGGGCAACGGTCAGCCAGACCGGTTTGGACCATAAGGCACGCAAAAAGAATCTGACCCAGGCCTTTGCCTGCCCTAAACCTGACCGTATCAAAGGTAAAAATATCCTTTTGGTGGATGATGTGTTTACCACAGGGGCCACCTGCGATGCAGCCGCTCAGACCCTTTTGGATGCAGGGGCTGCCGGTGTGTCGGCTTTGGTTCTGGCCCGGGCTTAA